One Gossypium arboreum isolate Shixiya-1 chromosome 13, ASM2569848v2, whole genome shotgun sequence genomic window, CTTCCTCTTTCCCACTGTTGCCCCTAAATTGTTGCTTTCACTTTCTATAAACAACTTTCAAGAAATTGGTTCAAAATGGCCATTAACAGTCCCCTCGAGGGAAAAACAGGACTCTTTACTCTTTTGTTAGAAAACCTCATTAACTTTGCCCCTATCACAAGGGCTACTTTGACCAACATCTCCGGTTTCAAATATTGAATCCTTTTCTACTTGTACACAAGGGTCAGAAAATAGACCCAACCGTAAGGACAAATCACACTCTTCCAGAAATGATTTCTCATTAGTGCGCTTGATATCTTGCAGTTTGTCTCCCTTACCACTAATATCCGAAGAGGAAAAGAGATTCTGTGAGGAACCATTTACCCCTAGCTCAGCGAGTGATGTACCAATAGGGCTCCCAACAAATATGGTATCAGACATTATATTTTCACGAACTGGAGAACCCGTCAGGGGCTAAGTGTTTTGATGGTGAATTCCATGATAAAGGGGATAACTTGACCAATCGGAGGTCTTAGTTTCTATCCTCGTCGACCGGTCACAGTCATATGGACAATTTCAGAGAGAAAATGACTCCAACTATGGTTAGTTTGTGAAACTGAAATGTTGGAATTCACATCAGTGGCTATTCTTACAGATTGAACTGGCGGAAACCGAGGACAACATTCCTCACTACCTTCATCGAAAATCCTAGGAGCCAAAGAAACATGTTCGGGAGCTCTCGGCGTAAGGTAAGTCCTAGGATTACAATGTTGTTGGCTCCTCGAATATCTCACTAGATAGCACCCCAGATTAAGTACAGCTAAAAcaacatatatacacacattaCAATCTCTCCGTCcaaattgttcttgaaactactCTCGAATTGAAATTTTCATAAAGCTTTTAAGCTAGAGTGTATaaatgagaagaaaaaaaaaacaatgtacCTTCAACACAAGATGGCAAAAGCTCTCCTGTTTTAGTACTCTTATCTCTACGGATAATCGTGTCGATGGCATCATTAACTCGGTCCCATAACGTTTCAGGGTTCATATATTCATTCTAAAAagcgataattttatttttttttaaatccagaaaagtaaattcaaaattaagagCAGAAAATAACCTCAGAATTGGCTTTGGAATACATAATCTCCTCAGCTTTAACGATGACAATAAGTATTTTATCTCGCCATTCCTTGTTCTTTTTAGTAGCTGAGCTATGGGTTTGAATAGCAAGCCTAAAATCAAACACATGGTGTGCAAaggaattaaaaacccaaaatagatAAACAAGAAAAGGTGCAGAAAATGTAAGGAAATTGATGaaaatgaaagaagaaaaagacCAGAAACCTTAAAATCTGCTGAACCATGGAACCTCTTATGAGTTGATGTGTTTCGCTATGCCAAGCTCTTCTTACACACTCGTAAGGTCTAGGACCTGGCTTTTGCATCTTTTTCTGTACTTCTTTAATGGAGAAACACGAAGAAAAAAAAGTAGAGTTGTATGAAGAGATAGAGAACAAGGGGAGGGGTAGATGTACGAGGTTTTAACAGTGAGAGAGTGCTGTGTTACATGAGGAGGTTGATTTATGATGTGATTTGTactttttcccttctttttcacTTCTCACTTTGCAATCCAACCAGTTGGGTTTGTTGAATCGGTTCGGTTGGACTCGAATTGATATATCGGTCTAAACATAAGAATTGAATTGATATTTTAAGTTAATTATTCGAAACcggtaaaaagttaaaaattgaaaaaaaaactggtcttgttttataattttataattatttatttaattattgttaaaTTTGAAACTAAATGtcagtttttatttaagtcattaacCTATTAAGATCGTTGTTATATAGCCGTCCCTATTCGCACCGGCTACACAGACTGGAAGCTCTCATTTCCTTTCTCATCTATAgttcaaattttttttcaaaaataatttttaacgtCGTGAATCTATTAACCAAAATCCAAAcaactttcttttttattttatcttcgACACTGATTCTCAAACTAACTTGGATCTAATGTATGTTTTTCTACTCATCGATGGGTACTGATCTACCATACTAATCATCGAATCGTCACTTGGAGTTCGCTACAACAACTTAAAATAAAGACATTagaatagtttagtgacttaagtgaaaactttcaaataggtCAATAACCatcttgtaactttttgaagagtgaccaaaacacaaacttactaatagtttagtgacattTTGTGGAATTTACCCTTAAATCTATTAGGTCACATTTTGATTAATCACATACCATTCATAAGTTGTAAATTGAGTCCTTATTCtccaatttttatcatttttaattctttcacttttcgaattttgaaattttaattttggctcATAAATCAAAACAATAATCGTTAAATTCgttaactaaaataaaatgattttcttTAAGTATTACATGGAAGTAGAAAGctaatatgatatacaatctgGTAATATATTTGTTGCATAAGATTTCAGAAATAACATAATTTAACAAACTATTATcagaaatttcaaattttgaaaagtagaaaGACTAAAATGATCAAATCAAGGTATATGAACTTAATTCGCAACCTACTCATAGTACTTTGATTAATAGCATAATTTGaccaataatttatttattatcaacATTTGTGGGTCGAGTAGTAAGAAACTCAATACCCCTTAAGCAAAGTTTCGAATTCAAGTCTTACTAATGAAGAATTTTGCCCTTATTTAAGAGTCAAGTGATGAAAAGTTAGATGCCCTTTAAATTTTAACATCatctaaataaaattataaaaatagttaaaaCATTATGTTAAGTTTATAAaagtttgaaaaataattaaaatatataaaattaaaagagaGATATAATaccattttatgtttttatattacatatacaaataatatatttattgaatataaaataaattaatatattaatttttaaatgcgTATAACGAATCAAAATTAATGTTTCATGTATACATTTGAAttataatcaaaatttcatgtatataattacaccaaatcaaagtttatgtataGTTCTAATATTTATCCATTTACATTAATATAAAACacacaaaaaataaattattggATTTTATGGTGCAAAAGACGAAATTAAagtttttgtagaatttttattaaaataatataaaaataatataaaaacaggAAATGAAGCAATTTACCCATTTAAAGTTTGGTGTCACGACACTGTTAGGTAGCACCTTAAAACCTTTTTTTTCAACTGTCAATCAAAACGAAAAATTTACATATCAAGTCCCTTAATATTTTAGGTCATCACATTTTATTCTACTGCTGCCAATTTGTCAGGCAGCATTGTCAGAACACTATAACAAATacctattttcataattaatctgtttttcataattaattattatttttatattatttgaataaaaaaccattaaaaaatctacataaatattttaattactttcTATTGtataatcataaaaaattgtcATGTGAAGGGAAGTTGTCTAAAGATGAAAATTTtgagttattatatatataaaaaagagtTGGGGGGTTGGACGTGAAAAGGAAAAGTGTTGGGTTTTTTTAAGTAATATAAAAAGTAAAGTATTGAAATAATTGGCACATCAATTTTCCAAAGtcctttaaataaataaaattgactTTCTATCCTCCTCCTTTCATACTCAATCTTCTCTTCCGTTGCTTTAATAAGATATTTGGTTAGTTACAATTAAAATTGAAATCGAGTTAGGTTTAATGGGCTAAAATTTTTGTAgtgtttgttttttattttacacTAAGAAGACTTTAATTCGaaactttattttaaaaaattaaactttttaTTACTCAGAACAACAAACTTAGATAATATcatataaacacttattttatcttttaatttcattatcaTAATAATCATATTTGCAACGAGACACTGGAAGACAAAGACTACCTATTTAGAACCTATTCATTCTCCATGGCAATCTGGTTAGCCATTCCATGGGTCATACGGGTGGACATGCAAGCTTTAATAGACATCCATGCATGGATAACCACCTGGATACAAGAGTACCCCAACGCAGTGCCAGAACACAAACTAGCAATTCATGACTGGATCCTCACAATTTGGCAGATATGGAAACACATGAATGCAATCTCTTTTCTGGTTCCAATCCGGAAACTAGCATCGAAATTTCAGTATCACTATTACTCAGAAGCCACAACACCCTCTGATCTAATGCTCGACCCTTCTCTACCCTAATAAATACACTGTTCACAATCATAATATCCCTAATGTACAACTGTGACACATCAACGTACGATGCAGTGATCACAATTGAAGAATACATAAATCTCCAAAAGAAATTGCTTTTAGCCCACTCGATCTTACAAAAACTACATCGGTTATGAATACATCACACTTGCATTCTACACCACACCCAGAAATGGCAGCCAATCTTTGATGGCCAAGTTTAGATCCATTGGAAACTTTAGCCCATCCTCACAGACATCAAGGCGATACACGCAACCACACATCTCACTCATGAGCAGAGACACCATCCACTCACTCATACAGTGCACAGAGTAGCACGACGTGTGACAACATAGCAATTTTTCAAGGATTGGGCACCATAAGATTAAATCGATTGATAAAATTgattgaataaaaatttaaatcgaAACAAAATAAGtgaaacaattttttttatatattttttaataatttattcatcgGATGGAACAAAGGAAGAATGAATATGATCTAACCGATTCACGGGAATCTAAAATTTGGTACATCCATCGAAGTCCTCGAATAGCGAAGTGGATGTAAAACACGTGTCAAATTTCAATTCGTAACAACGGACGTGCGTAAAATTCTAAGTGGTGGATTCTCCAATGTCCAATCATCGGCGTTAACCCTCCAccccccttttctttttctaatttaattttattttctcgCCATTTTTGCCTGCTCTAGCCAAGAAAATCAAATTGTTCAATTTCCTGAAATGCTTCAAgaacaccaccaccaccaccatcaaCTCCTTTCTATCCAATTTCGATCAATAGGGAGAAACAAAAAGAAATCTTAATCttctaaaattattttcattCCTTTTCTTTTTAAGATTCGAGATCGATCGATTGAATCGGAGttctttttagttttttttttttagatttgaatttgtatataaatttaaaaggtAGGAGGGGATTGGAGAGGGGagaacaaaaattaaaaagaaggGCCAAAAGAGCAGGCAATTTGGCTGAAACATGTCTGCAATAGTTTCAGGGAAGAGATCTTTCTTTGAGGAATTGAGTTCGACACCTCCTGCTTCTAAGAGAATCCGTTGCTCTTCTCGGTTTACTTCTTCTTTCTCTCCTTCTTCTTCGCCGCCGTCGCCTCCGTCGTTTTTGATCGATCAATTGATTTCTATTTTTCCTCACATGGATAAGCAGGTACTTTTGCCTTCCTTTAAAATGCATATATCATGAAAtggaaaattattataatttttatttattagagatttcctttttgttttgttttttcgtTAGTTTATTGTGATAAAACTTTGAAAGCAATAACATATTGTACTTTTTTATGGTGAAAGAGTTTGGAGCTAGAATCGGAATCTAGTAAAATTTGCGATTTTTCTTGTGAATTTTCTTAATTAATTGATCCAATTCCAGGTTCTAAAATTAAATTTCATGTTATATTTATTTTAGGTAAATGATTTCAAAAAATATCATAATCTTGTATGAATGAAAAATTTAATCCTATAATGGAAAATGAAACTGAGTTATTTTATGTTTGAACAGATGAATTTGAAGATTTggatttcatttatatataaattgtgcaaaaatatgcataaattatgtatAAGTCAGTTGAAATTCAATgattatatatttgaaaattttaaatatatcgaTTTCAAATTCACTACTAAATAAGCATTTGAGAAATAACTATATTTATATTGTTGTGTGATACTACTTACACTACTTTCTATATCCACATCCAAGTTCCCAAATACTACTTTAAGAAACTGTATTGAAAACAGATGATTTGATGAAATAATCTATCAATTTTTAGGTCCTTGAGAGAGCACTTGAAGAATGTGGAGATGATCTGGATTCAGCCATTAGAAGCTTGAATGAGCTTTGTTTAGGATCTGCCGATAGAAATGCAGCTGCTGCTGATAAAACTGGTGTCGAGTTAGAAGGAAATGTTCAAATTCAAACCCAATGTATGAATGGAAAACCCTTTTGATTCAATCTTTAGACCCCTTTTTTGTGACTATGAAGCAAAGGAGGTTtagcaaattttaaattttttgccAATATATCTTATTATACGATCATAAACATGTTTAATGTTCGGAACAAACTCATTTAACTAACTACGGAACTAATGGAGCATTGATAGTTGCTTGGCGAGAATAACATTGTTCTGTTTGTAGGTATAACAGCTAATGGAGATGTTCCAACAAAGGAACAAACATCTCCAGAAGCCTTCTCAATGGATGGTTCAGATTGGGTGGAGCTTTTTGTTAGAGAAATGTTGAATGCTTCCAACATCGATGATGCCAGAGCTCGTGCTTCTAGAGCACTGGAGGTTTTCGAGAAGTCCATCCATGCTCGTGCTGGAGCAGAGGTGGCCCAAAACGTTCACCAGGTTGGTGCTTATCATGGCTGTTACAGTTGCTATTGGTTATGTAATATACGGATTAAATTGCACAAATTGCTACTTTTGTTGTTTGTAGGAAAATATGATGCTGAAAGAACAACTGGAAACACTAATTCAGGAAAATACTATTCTCAAGCGAGCTGTTGCTGTTCAACATGAGCGCCAGAAAGAATATGAAAATCAAAGTCAAGAATTACAGCATCTGAAGCAAGTAATATCTCAATATCAGGAGCAGTTGAGAACCCTTGAGGTTTGGCTTCATACACCGGAAGCATATATGCATACTATGTTACTCAATTATCAGTTGGAGTGTTGGATACGGATATGTGTTAGATACAAGCATGCTTAATTTTGAGTCTTCGGAAGGTCATATCCTTAGGGTTAATGTATTATTTGGGGTTTGAATTTGCAGGTGTTCCCACAATAGggtttgaacttttttttttggtCTAAATTAGTCCTTGATTTTCCCTTAAAAAATAATTCAGACTCCAATGTGATAACAATTGTCAAATTCAGGACTAACTCGGGAAAAAAAAGTTCAAACCCTAATTTGGGAACAATTACCTAGCTCAAAGATTAACCTGAACAAAAAACATAAACGATCAAAGTGGGAACAATTACTAAGTTTAGGCCAAAAAATGGATTAACCCCATATTCTTATAATCAATCTTCACATATGCATCATATACACAAGTATTAGACACAAATACTTTAGATCTTTCGGTAATCTGATGAAAATTGTTTGATCATCCTCTCCTAACAGATAAACAACTATGCATTGACAATGCACTTGAAGCAAGCACAGCAAAGTAGTAACATCCCAGGGCGTTTCAACCCTGATGTTTTCTAGTAAGTGTTTTTGCTGATAACTTTGTGTGAAATCTGTGCTTCAATCTTTagctattttaattttaaagtttgTATTGTTCTCTTTGCAGAATGGTATAGGTTGCAGTTTAAACATATGCCTTCGATTTttttataaacaaaaaaaaaaaaaatacatgaaTGGTAGTTTATTTTCCCAATTATATACTTGAAGTGGATATTTGATAGTGAAAAACATTTGTAGGCTTTATATCCATGGAGTTCAACCTttatatgtgttttttttttgtcaCAACCTTTTATTTGTGTTACACATACATTCAATGAATTAAAAATTAGATCAGATTCCATTTGGTTCTAAAAACTGAATCAATGATTGTAGGTTTTGATCATACTTATTCTTTTTAACACAGTACCTGTAATTATTCATAGTTTCttcccaacccataaataggagatAATGCACTTTAATGCACTCGAGCCCTCGTCTTCCTGCATTGGCGACAATGCTCATGTCATTTGAGTTAAGAATTAATCCGACCTAATGATACGGggacttataaaataattttaataaaaatttgaattttttattttttatttttagttttatactCTCTTTTTACCACATTGATTGGTTTTCTATCTGTTCATTAGCTTTCACATCTTTTATATGTATCAAATattgattttcaattttttatatcTGTTCAACTGATGGGTTTAATCcaattttttatatatacaatGCAAATGTAAACCGGTAGGCATTTGCCCAAAAATAGAAAATTGCATTTCAATccctttaaaattattaaattataattttatatatgataAATTTGTACTTTGATCTCCAAAATAGAAGAAAAAATGTTTAGCTCT contains:
- the LOC108461615 gene encoding uncharacterized protein LOC108461615 isoform X1, with the protein product MSAIVSGKRSFFEELSSTPPASKRIRCSSRFTSSFSPSSSPPSPPSFLIDQLISIFPHMDKQVLERALEECGDDLDSAIRSLNELCLGSADRNAAAADKTGVELEGNVQIQTQCITANGDVPTKEQTSPEAFSMDGSDWVELFVREMLNASNIDDARARASRALEVFEKSIHARAGAEVAQNVHQENMMLKEQLETLIQENTILKRAVAVQHERQKEYENQSQELQHLKQVISQYQEQLRTLEINNYALTMHLKQAQQSSNIPGRFNPDVF
- the LOC108461543 gene encoding uncharacterized protein LOC108461543, with product MQKPGPRPYECVRRAWHSETHQLIRGSMVQQILRLAIQTHSSATKKNKEWRDKILIVIVKAEEIMYSKANSENEYMNPETLWDRVNDAIDTIIRRDKSTKTGELLPSCVEAVLNLGCYLVRYSRSQQHCNPRTYLTPRAPEHVSLAPRIFDEGSEECCPRFPPVQSVRIATDVNSNISVSQTNHSWSHFLSEIVHMTVTGRRG
- the LOC108461615 gene encoding uncharacterized protein LOC108461615 isoform X2, with amino-acid sequence MSAIVSGKRSFFEELSSTPPASKRIRCSSRFTSSFSPSSSPPSPPSFLIDQLISIFPHMDKQVLERALEECGDDLDSAIRSLNELCLGSADRNAAAADKTGVELEGNVQIQTQCITANGDVPTKEQTSPEAFSMDGSDWVELFVREMLNASNIDDARARASRALEVFEKSIHARAGAEVAQNVHQENMMLKEQLETLIQENTILKRAVAVQHERQKEYENQSQELQHLKQVISQYQEQLRTLEINNYALTMHLKQAQQSSNIPGRFNPDVF